One part of the Desulfovibrio sp. genome encodes these proteins:
- a CDS encoding hydrogenase small subunit, giving the protein MAHLETTEQALRNRGVSRRDFMKFCALTAVALGLGPGADLAIAQALSTKPRLPVLWINGLSCSCCTESFLRTAHPLATDIVLSMITMDYQDTIMAAAGDQANAAYEEAIHKYKGQYILAVEGNVPLNGQGMYCIDAGKPFYEKLKDGVENAKALVAWGTCASWGCVQAAHPNPTGATPLHKLFPNKPQIKVPGCPAIPEVMSSILTYIITYDRLPTLDSQGRPEMFYGKRVHDHCYRRAHFDAGEYVESWDDAGARAGLCLYKMGCKGPTTYNACPSTRWNNGVSFPIQSGHGCIGCSEQNFWDQGSFYDRITTIPHMGTNATAETVGVAAVAGVAAGVAAHGVASMVRHAACKNSKGTSDTDSNS; this is encoded by the coding sequence ATGGCTCATCTCGAAACTACCGAACAAGCCTTGCGTAATCGTGGTGTCAGCCGCCGAGATTTCATGAAATTCTGTGCACTTACCGCAGTAGCTCTGGGCCTTGGCCCCGGCGCAGATCTGGCAATAGCACAGGCACTGTCAACAAAACCCCGGCTTCCGGTGCTCTGGATAAACGGGCTTTCCTGCTCATGCTGCACTGAATCATTTTTGCGCACAGCCCACCCGCTGGCGACCGACATTGTGCTCTCAATGATCACGATGGATTATCAGGATACCATCATGGCGGCCGCTGGCGATCAGGCCAACGCTGCGTATGAAGAGGCCATTCATAAATACAAGGGCCAGTATATTCTGGCGGTGGAAGGCAACGTGCCCCTCAACGGCCAGGGCATGTACTGCATTGACGCGGGCAAGCCCTTTTACGAAAAGCTCAAGGACGGCGTGGAGAATGCCAAGGCCCTGGTGGCTTGGGGAACATGCGCCTCGTGGGGCTGTGTACAGGCTGCCCACCCCAACCCAACGGGTGCCACGCCACTGCACAAGCTCTTTCCCAACAAGCCTCAAATCAAGGTTCCCGGCTGTCCGGCCATTCCTGAGGTCATGAGCTCTATCCTGACCTACATCATCACCTACGACAGGCTGCCCACTCTCGATTCACAGGGCAGGCCCGAAATGTTCTACGGCAAACGCGTGCACGACCACTGCTACCGCAGGGCGCACTTTGACGCTGGCGAGTACGTGGAATCATGGGACGATGCTGGCGCGCGCGCTGGCCTGTGCCTGTACAAGATGGGCTGCAAAGGCCCCACCACATACAATGCCTGCCCCTCCACACGCTGGAACAACGGCGTTTCCTTCCCCATTCAGTCTGGTCACGGCTGCATCGGCTGTTCGGAACAGAATTTCTGGGATCAGGGATCGTTTTATGACCGCATAACCACCATCCCGCACATGGGCACCAATGCAACGGCTGAAACCGTTGGCGTTGCCGCTGTGGCGGGCGTGGCTGCGGGCGTGGCAGCGCACGGCGTCGCCAGCATGGTGCGCCATGCCGCCTGCAAAAACAGCAAGGGAACCTCTGACACCGACTCCAACAGCTGA
- a CDS encoding LemA family protein codes for MSTGILIGIGAAVVVFAVVVGLYNALVRGKNMVEEAWSSIDVQLKRRHDLVPNLVSAVRQYASHEKGLFEEISAARARSLSVQGDVAAQAKAESMLSGALSRLFAIAESYPELRASENYQQLQQSLATLEDEIQMARRYYNGAAREQNDRVRQFPGNLVAGFFHFAPVTYFELDSPAERAVPDVGAQ; via the coding sequence ATGAGCACCGGTATTTTGATTGGCATTGGGGCTGCCGTGGTTGTATTTGCGGTCGTTGTGGGGCTTTACAATGCGCTGGTGCGCGGCAAAAACATGGTGGAAGAAGCCTGGAGCAGCATAGATGTGCAGCTCAAACGCCGGCACGATCTGGTGCCCAACCTTGTCAGTGCCGTCAGACAGTACGCCAGCCACGAAAAAGGCCTGTTTGAAGAAATAAGCGCCGCGCGCGCCCGCAGCCTTTCTGTACAGGGTGATGTTGCGGCGCAGGCCAAGGCGGAGAGCATGCTCTCCGGGGCTTTGAGCAGGCTGTTTGCCATTGCGGAATCCTACCCCGAGTTGAGAGCCAGCGAAAACTATCAGCAGTTGCAGCAAAGCCTCGCTACTCTTGAAGACGAAATCCAGATGGCCCGGCGCTATTACAACGGCGCTGCAAGGGAACAGAACGACCGCGTTCGGCAGTTTCCCGGCAATCTGGTGGCCGGATTTTTCCACTTTGCCCCGGTGACATATTTTGAGCTTGATTCACCAGCAGAGCGGGCAGTTCCCGATGTTGGTGCGCAATAG
- a CDS encoding acyl-CoA thioesterase yields MAQINIYTQQIVIGQDDIDMQRRVSNLRYVAWMQDVAVAHSAVCGWPMERYESISQGWVVRQHTITYKRPAFLGDVVTAATWIASYASRRSLRRYVFWNTEEKNLLAEAETQWVFIDMVSGKPVSVPEELQTSFPVVDKDATAIFKMLCA; encoded by the coding sequence ATGGCTCAAATCAACATATATACGCAGCAGATTGTCATAGGGCAGGACGACATAGACATGCAGCGGCGCGTCAGCAACCTGCGCTACGTGGCCTGGATGCAGGACGTGGCAGTGGCCCACTCTGCGGTATGCGGCTGGCCCATGGAACGCTATGAAAGCATCAGCCAGGGCTGGGTTGTGCGCCAGCACACCATCACCTACAAGCGCCCCGCCTTTCTGGGGGATGTGGTCACTGCCGCCACATGGATAGCCTCATACGCATCGCGACGCAGCTTACGCCGTTACGTATTCTGGAATACGGAAGAAAAAAACCTGCTGGCCGAAGCTGAAACCCAGTGGGTTTTCATTGATATGGTCAGCGGCAAACCTGTGAGCGTACCAGAAGAACTGCAAACTTCCTTTCCCGTTGTGGACAAGGACGCCACTGCCATTTTCAAAATGCTCTGCGCCTGA
- the lolA gene encoding outer membrane lipoprotein chaperone LolA, translated as MRINGMLALAVGLVLCVATAAQASDIANTIQARYDKLRTFSATFEQTLTHKESGSVEKRQGNLLFQKPLLIRWQTDKPHEETLVVTSKEIWDYLADEEIAYRYPLELVRDSRSIIQVITGQAALTKDFDVKEDGQENGLAKLHLYPKEAAPQMVEALLWVEPATGYIRRASIIDFYGNSNDVRFTQFKPDTSLKASDFTFTAPKGVEVEDRIDRKVQERELFK; from the coding sequence ATGCGTATAAACGGCATGTTGGCCCTGGCAGTCGGGCTGGTACTTTGTGTGGCAACCGCTGCCCAGGCTTCAGATATAGCCAATACCATTCAGGCGCGGTATGACAAACTGCGCACTTTTTCCGCCACCTTTGAGCAGACCCTTACCCACAAGGAAAGCGGTTCGGTAGAAAAGCGGCAGGGTAACCTGCTGTTTCAGAAGCCCCTGCTCATTCGCTGGCAGACAGACAAGCCCCACGAAGAAACCCTGGTGGTGACCAGCAAGGAAATTTGGGATTACCTTGCTGACGAAGAAATTGCCTACCGTTATCCCCTTGAACTTGTGCGTGATTCGCGCAGTATTATTCAGGTGATTACCGGCCAGGCCGCACTGACCAAGGATTTTGACGTGAAAGAAGACGGGCAGGAAAACGGTCTTGCCAAGCTGCATCTGTACCCCAAGGAAGCCGCGCCGCAGATGGTTGAAGCTCTGTTGTGGGTCGAGCCTGCCACCGGCTACATCCGCAGGGCCAGCATTATCGACTTTTACGGCAATTCTAACGATGTGCGCTTTACGCAGTTCAAGCCCGACACCTCGCTCAAGGCCTCTGACTTTACCTTTACCGCGCCCAAGGGTGTGGAAGTGGAAGACCGTATTGATCGCAAGGTGCAGGAACGGGAACTCTTCAAATAG
- a CDS encoding methyl-accepting chemotaxis protein, with amino-acid sequence MLADLNIARKLSLLLILPMATFLFLVTVESIQRWKDIDELKFVERALVVSLSAGELIHELQKERGYTAGYLGSHGKKFAVELPEQIKKSDAAYKLFTAKLAEADTKENGTLAPVFSSATSTFAALANTRSAARDIKIDALQAISAYGNSINEFINAFSGLNELSHKALTSILQLVHGKEIAGQERATLNAAFSAGTFSKQLYRDWLYRVSAQNTYLHSFAELGGAQAQNMLQGKLKAMDDEVNRFRDTAYANLEKSSLDVEPQEWFAASTRRIDSLMDVENSWGAHQLEIARADVRSARQELVVSCAGALLVACFTILLGWRICVTIGRPVRRTLRYAQGVTQGDFDAALAVDQRDEIGGLANVLREMVRRLKEQIQAAQHLQNMAEEKGKVADQCREAAEKAEQATSARAKTLMTAVDKIQGVVESLNIALNALSEQVQTSTEGATTQSHRLENTTAAMQEMSITVVEVAKNAADAAQTADNSHQQATKGSSVVENVITAIAQVQKQSDDMKVDMGVLGQQAEGIGQILNVISDIADQTNLLALNAAIEAARAGDAGRGFAVVADEVRKLAEKTMTATKEVGEAIHAIQSGTRKHIGHVGQTAETIGSVTLLARQSGDALLELVKLARESTSQAQSIATASEEQSASSETIHRSLEDINRLALMTATAMDQATAVLGELRNQTDILVDVMNDLNNTNVKKSIL; translated from the coding sequence ATGCTTGCAGACCTGAACATTGCCCGCAAACTCAGCCTATTGCTCATTTTGCCGATGGCAACATTTCTGTTTCTTGTCACTGTTGAAAGCATTCAACGCTGGAAGGACATAGACGAGCTCAAGTTTGTCGAGCGCGCCCTGGTTGTGAGCCTTTCTGCGGGTGAACTGATACACGAACTTCAAAAGGAACGAGGGTACACAGCAGGTTATCTGGGCAGTCATGGCAAAAAATTTGCCGTTGAACTTCCTGAGCAGATCAAAAAATCCGATGCGGCTTACAAGCTGTTTACCGCCAAACTTGCCGAAGCAGATACAAAAGAAAACGGCACACTTGCGCCTGTTTTTTCTTCTGCAACCAGCACGTTTGCAGCGCTTGCAAATACCCGTTCTGCTGCCAGAGATATTAAAATAGACGCACTCCAGGCCATCTCCGCTTATGGCAACAGCATAAACGAATTCATAAACGCTTTTTCAGGGCTTAACGAACTCAGCCACAAGGCTCTCACATCCATACTGCAACTTGTGCATGGCAAGGAAATCGCCGGACAGGAACGTGCCACGCTCAACGCGGCTTTTTCTGCGGGCACGTTCAGCAAACAGCTGTACCGCGACTGGCTGTATAGGGTCAGCGCGCAAAATACCTATCTGCATTCCTTTGCAGAACTAGGCGGGGCTCAGGCCCAAAACATGCTGCAAGGCAAGCTGAAGGCCATGGACGACGAGGTAAACCGTTTTCGTGATACGGCTTACGCCAACCTTGAGAAATCAAGCCTTGATGTGGAACCGCAAGAATGGTTTGCGGCCTCTACCCGTCGCATTGACAGTCTTATGGATGTAGAAAACTCGTGGGGCGCTCACCAGCTTGAAATTGCCAGAGCCGATGTGCGGTCTGCCAGACAGGAGCTTGTGGTTTCATGCGCTGGCGCACTACTTGTTGCCTGTTTTACCATTTTGCTGGGGTGGAGAATCTGCGTCACCATTGGCAGACCTGTGCGCAGAACCCTGCGCTATGCTCAGGGCGTTACACAGGGCGATTTTGACGCGGCGCTGGCCGTAGACCAGCGCGATGAAATTGGCGGTCTTGCCAACGTGCTGCGAGAAATGGTCAGGAGGCTCAAGGAACAAATTCAGGCAGCCCAACATCTGCAGAATATGGCCGAAGAAAAAGGCAAAGTAGCTGACCAGTGCCGCGAGGCAGCAGAAAAGGCCGAGCAGGCCACCAGCGCCAGGGCAAAGACCCTTATGACCGCTGTAGACAAGATCCAGGGGGTTGTTGAATCGCTCAATATTGCCCTCAATGCTCTTTCGGAGCAGGTGCAAACGTCTACCGAAGGTGCAACAACCCAGTCGCACCGGCTGGAAAACACCACTGCCGCAATGCAGGAAATGAGCATTACGGTTGTGGAAGTAGCCAAAAACGCCGCCGATGCCGCCCAGACGGCAGACAATTCTCACCAGCAGGCAACAAAGGGTTCGTCTGTGGTTGAAAACGTCATTACCGCCATAGCGCAGGTGCAAAAACAGTCTGACGACATGAAGGTTGACATGGGTGTTCTTGGTCAGCAGGCCGAGGGCATAGGCCAGATATTGAATGTCATCAGTGATATTGCAGATCAAACCAACCTACTTGCCCTTAACGCCGCCATTGAAGCGGCACGGGCAGGCGACGCCGGTCGTGGTTTTGCCGTGGTGGCCGACGAGGTTCGCAAACTGGCCGAAAAAACCATGACAGCCACAAAGGAGGTAGGTGAGGCAATTCATGCAATCCAGAGCGGCACACGCAAGCACATTGGTCATGTAGGGCAGACAGCAGAAACCATAGGGTCTGTCACGCTGCTTGCCCGGCAGTCGGGCGATGCCCTGTTGGAACTGGTAAAGCTTGCCAGAGAATCCACTTCCCAGGCCCAATCGATTGCAACGGCCTCTGAGGAGCAATCGGCCTCAAGTGAAACCATCCACAGAAGTCTTGAAGACATCAACCGTCTTGCCCTTATGACCGCAACCGCCATGGATCAGGCAACGGCTGTTCTGGGCGAATTGCGCAACCAGACCGACATTCTTGTTGACGTTATGAATGATTTGAACAATACCAACGTAAAGAAGAGTATCTTGTAA
- the cybH gene encoding Ni/Fe-hydrogenase, b-type cytochrome subunit, whose product MSEQHLLPQMPMGKSIYVYQLPIRIWHWVMVACVCVLIVTGYIIGKPWLSVTGEPYNTFYMGYTRMAHFIAGFVLIISTVLRYIYGLVWGNRYSRELIIMPVWSKDWWNDLWQDVRWYLFLNKECGAHVGHNPLAQIGMGTGMIFMLVIMLTGLGMYAQDSHVPFIHFFTFVQDWINNWFGGNGQMTRSLHRLGMLLLITFVTVHLYMVIREEIMGKTTLVSSMFSGYRERRKP is encoded by the coding sequence ATGAGCGAACAACATTTGCTGCCGCAAATGCCCATGGGCAAAAGCATTTACGTATACCAGCTGCCCATCCGCATATGGCATTGGGTTATGGTGGCCTGCGTATGCGTGCTTATTGTTACGGGCTACATCATTGGCAAACCCTGGCTTTCTGTCACGGGCGAGCCTTACAACACTTTTTACATGGGCTACACCCGCATGGCGCACTTTATTGCGGGTTTTGTGCTGATCATTTCAACCGTACTGCGCTATATTTACGGTCTGGTGTGGGGCAACCGCTATTCGCGTGAGCTCATCATCATGCCTGTGTGGAGCAAGGACTGGTGGAACGACCTGTGGCAGGACGTACGCTGGTATCTCTTCCTGAACAAGGAATGTGGCGCGCATGTCGGCCACAATCCGCTGGCGCAGATCGGCATGGGCACGGGCATGATTTTTATGCTCGTTATCATGCTGACGGGCCTTGGCATGTACGCTCAGGATAGCCACGTACCGTTTATCCACTTTTTTACCTTTGTGCAGGACTGGATAAACAACTGGTTTGGCGGCAACGGCCAGATGACCCGCAGCCTGCACCGCCTGGGCATGCTGCTGCTTATCACCTTTGTGACAGTGCACCTGTACATGGTCATACGCGAAGAAATCATGGGCAAAACCACCCTTGTTTCGTCCATGTTCAGCGGCTATCGCGAACGTCGCAAGCCGTAG
- a CDS encoding DUF2207 domain-containing protein → MACRKDESMHMPHTSRRFPRPMIRIACALLLCITVLCLDAYAQEHIESFASTVTINKDGSMHVREVITVQAEGNQIKKGIYRELPLLYSGPASYRGTVPFTVISASIDGTSLNPIETETRGDYIRVLMRGKQPLSTGVHRFVLEYDTSLHLRFYEANGELNWNATGVWGFPIKQAACRIILPKGVAVQQTAAWAGLAGSRESGNISVTRPQANEAAFTLTSPLEPDSQLTVAVAFDKASITDPVIALAQQQQREDEAFEKARQEEERAIRSRGLLFEVLYESPSLPAMGLSFCAVFLYYFLLWHRLGIDPAKGAIFPRYYPPKTALWGEKMDSGATPQSLSPLAVEYLYKSARITGRGLAATFLGLAFKGLCRISKADAKTYTLELAEGTAGRKGELSAEEQTVYRELARTTGKAKKFLLRPKDEDIRTIFNAATSSLKQNFKGAWQLNTWVAVLGCFLVLPLAFVASSWEVDPALLTPDSSQLPLTLLLLAVCVAFFSALVLPLLLMRQQSRPLLATLGVEAFPLAGITALVLQFYFYDLEWLLFLLMIITSLVFTAIIKAPSPAARAVLDEIEGLAMYMRTAELPRMEQVGAQDERPEDTPEVFRRLLPYALVLGLEKTWCNRFADQLQAAALEDSGVDVALVHGHDGWSDFSNGFGSAVSASSAAASTSSASGFSSGGGGAGSGSGGGGGGGL, encoded by the coding sequence ATGGCTTGCCGCAAGGATGAATCCATGCACATGCCCCACACCAGCCGTAGATTCCCACGCCCAATGATACGCATCGCCTGTGCACTGTTGCTCTGCATCACGGTCCTATGCCTTGATGCTTACGCCCAGGAGCACATTGAAAGCTTCGCATCCACCGTTACAATCAACAAAGACGGCAGCATGCACGTGCGCGAAGTGATTACCGTGCAGGCAGAAGGCAACCAGATCAAAAAAGGTATCTACAGAGAGCTGCCCCTGCTCTATTCCGGCCCTGCAAGCTACCGCGGCACAGTCCCGTTCACCGTCATCTCTGCAAGCATCGACGGTACGTCCCTGAACCCGATCGAAACAGAAACCCGTGGTGATTACATACGGGTGCTCATGCGTGGCAAGCAGCCCCTTTCCACAGGCGTGCACCGCTTTGTGCTTGAATACGACACATCACTGCATCTGCGCTTTTACGAAGCCAACGGCGAGCTCAACTGGAACGCCACGGGCGTCTGGGGTTTTCCCATCAAGCAAGCAGCCTGCCGCATCATCCTGCCCAAGGGTGTGGCCGTGCAGCAAACCGCCGCATGGGCGGGACTGGCTGGCTCCAGGGAGAGCGGCAATATTAGCGTTACAAGGCCGCAAGCCAACGAGGCCGCATTTACCCTTACCAGCCCGCTTGAGCCAGATTCGCAGCTGACGGTGGCTGTGGCCTTTGACAAGGCGAGCATAACAGACCCAGTGATTGCTCTTGCCCAGCAACAACAACGCGAGGACGAAGCCTTTGAAAAAGCCCGGCAGGAAGAAGAACGAGCCATCAGGTCGCGGGGCCTGCTCTTTGAGGTGCTGTACGAGAGCCCCAGTCTGCCAGCGATGGGTCTGTCATTCTGCGCAGTATTTCTTTATTACTTTCTGCTTTGGCACCGGCTTGGCATAGACCCGGCCAAGGGGGCCATCTTTCCCCGCTATTACCCGCCCAAAACGGCCCTGTGGGGGGAAAAAATGGATTCCGGGGCCACGCCACAATCCCTCTCACCACTGGCTGTGGAGTATCTGTACAAATCTGCCCGCATCACAGGACGGGGGCTTGCCGCCACATTTCTGGGGCTGGCTTTCAAGGGTTTGTGCCGCATCAGCAAGGCAGATGCAAAGACCTACACGCTGGAACTGGCCGAAGGAACAGCCGGACGCAAAGGTGAGCTGAGCGCGGAAGAACAGACCGTGTACCGGGAGCTCGCGCGCACCACGGGCAAGGCCAAAAAATTTTTGCTGCGACCCAAGGATGAAGATATCCGCACCATTTTCAACGCCGCCACGTCAAGTTTGAAGCAAAACTTCAAGGGCGCATGGCAGCTGAACACCTGGGTTGCTGTGCTCGGCTGCTTTCTGGTGCTTCCGCTGGCCTTTGTTGCCAGCTCATGGGAGGTTGATCCGGCACTGCTCACCCCAGATAGCTCGCAACTGCCATTAACCCTGTTGTTGCTGGCCGTGTGCGTGGCTTTTTTCTCAGCTCTGGTACTCCCCCTGCTGCTCATGCGACAGCAGTCAAGACCCCTGCTGGCAACTCTGGGAGTTGAAGCTTTTCCTCTGGCCGGAATAACTGCGCTTGTGCTTCAGTTTTACTTTTATGATCTGGAGTGGCTACTGTTTCTGCTCATGATAATCACGTCCCTGGTGTTCACAGCCATCATCAAGGCGCCAAGCCCCGCAGCTCGCGCCGTGCTTGATGAAATTGAAGGCCTTGCCATGTACATGCGTACGGCGGAACTGCCGCGCATGGAACAAGTTGGCGCGCAAGACGAAAGGCCGGAAGACACACCTGAGGTGTTTCGCCGTTTGCTGCCCTATGCGCTTGTGCTGGGGCTGGAAAAAACATGGTGCAACAGGTTTGCCGACCAGCTACAGGCAGCAGCGCTGGAAGACAGCGGCGTTGATGTGGCACTGGTGCACGGGCATGACGGCTGGAGCGATTTTTCCAATGGTTTTGGTAGCGCCGTTAGTGCTTCATCTGCGGCCGCCAGCACCTCATCCGCCAGTGGTTTCAGCTCTGGCGGGGGCGGCGCGGGTAGCGGCTCTGGTGGCGGCGGGGGCGGCGGTCTGTAA
- a CDS encoding HyaD/HybD family hydrogenase maturation endopeptidase: protein MEQIIILGLGNILYGDEGFGVLLAQRLYAHWDFPENVEVVDGGTQGQTLLTFVERADRLLVLDAVDFGLEPGELLQRDNVPAYLTAQKIGPHQNSFSEVMGLAALRGTAPEQCTLIGVQPAAMTLAAPLSTPVSESFEAAQNMALNVLQQWGISPSLRAHPRHLSAAVLDTLAQSYA, encoded by the coding sequence ATGGAACAGATCATCATTCTTGGTCTTGGCAACATATTGTACGGCGACGAGGGTTTTGGCGTGCTTTTGGCGCAAAGGCTCTACGCCCACTGGGATTTTCCAGAAAATGTGGAAGTGGTGGACGGCGGTACGCAGGGGCAAACCCTGCTGACATTTGTGGAACGCGCCGACAGGCTGCTGGTGCTGGATGCGGTGGATTTTGGCCTTGAACCAGGAGAACTGCTGCAGCGCGACAACGTGCCTGCCTACCTCACGGCACAAAAGATAGGCCCACACCAGAACAGTTTTTCGGAGGTAATGGGGCTTGCCGCCCTGCGCGGCACTGCGCCCGAGCAATGTACTCTTATTGGCGTGCAGCCCGCGGCCATGACACTGGCAGCACCTCTCTCCACGCCGGTGAGCGAAAGTTTTGAAGCCGCACAGAACATGGCCCTGAACGTATTGCAGCAATGGGGAATTTCCCCAAGTCTGAGAGCCCACCCACGACACCTTTCTGCGGCGGTGCTTGATACCCTGGCCCAAAGCTATGCATAG
- the efp gene encoding elongation factor P, whose product MFSTTDFRKGLKIEVEGTPYEIVDFQHFKPGKGGAMVRTKLRNILTGRMQDITFRSGEKVGKPDLETRDMQFLYRQEDDLIFMDMTTYEQLQMHITTTDGKEGFLKDGQECRVLLYKGSPLDIDIPLSLVLTVVETEPGAKGDTVSNVTKAAKLETGISVQVPIFVNEGDRIKVDTRTKEYLGRE is encoded by the coding sequence ATGTTTTCTACCACAGACTTTCGCAAGGGTCTCAAGATTGAAGTTGAAGGAACCCCTTACGAAATCGTTGATTTTCAGCACTTCAAGCCCGGCAAGGGTGGCGCCATGGTGCGCACCAAGCTGCGCAATATCCTTACGGGCCGCATGCAGGATATAACCTTCCGTTCCGGTGAAAAAGTCGGCAAGCCCGATCTTGAAACCCGCGACATGCAGTTTCTGTATCGCCAGGAAGACGACCTTATCTTTATGGATATGACCACGTACGAACAGCTGCAAATGCACATCACCACCACCGACGGCAAGGAAGGCTTCCTTAAAGACGGTCAGGAATGCCGCGTGCTGCTGTACAAGGGTAGCCCCCTTGATATTGATATTCCTCTGAGCCTGGTTCTGACTGTTGTTGAAACCGAGCCCGGCGCCAAGGGCGACACTGTCAGCAACGTCACCAAGGCTGCCAAGCTTGAAACCGGTATTTCGGTTCAGGTGCCGATTTTCGTCAACGAAGGCGATCGCATCAAGGTTGACACCCGCACCAAGGAATACCTGGGCCGGGAATGA
- a CDS encoding nickel-dependent hydrogenase large subunit: MAYEYTTSQGYAVKDSGRRVVVDPVTRIEGHLRCEVNLDDSNVITNAVSCGTIFRGIEIILKGRDPRDAWAFVERICGVCTGTHALASVHAVEDALGIEIPDNANIIRNIMHLCLMYHDHLVHLYHLAGLDWVDVVSAAKADPKATSELSQKLTPWPNSSPGYFKSIKDRLTRVIESGQLGIFTNGYWGHPAYKLPPEANLLVVAHYLEALDFQKDMVQIHTIFGGKNPHPNWLVGGVPCSLNLDAHGAADVINQERLELVLQLIERCRTFAQQVVIPDTLALAAFYGDWLKIGGGLSKLSVLSYGAIPNIANDYSDKSLLLPRGAIINGNFNEVLPVDLRNPEEIQESVAHSWYKPYPGGKTGLHPFDGVTEPNYAPGPNIKGTPTDLKQVDERDRYSWIKTPLWRGHQMEVGPLARLLVGYAKKDPEIKGLIDDFLGQAKAPVAALQSTLGRIAARSLELAWSADKMRYFYDKLVANLKNGNRTTANTKMWKPESWPTTALRGVGFTEAPRGALGHWVTIKDRKIQNYQCVVPTTWNGAPRSPDGQLSAYEASLMGTKMAVPNQPLEILRTLHSFDPCLACSTHIIGPDGSELLSVRTDNCF, from the coding sequence ATGGCCTACGAATATACGACTTCACAGGGTTATGCCGTTAAGGATTCTGGCCGCCGCGTTGTTGTTGATCCGGTTACCCGCATCGAGGGGCACCTACGTTGCGAGGTTAACCTCGACGACAGCAACGTCATCACCAACGCTGTTTCGTGCGGCACCATTTTCAGAGGTATTGAAATCATCCTCAAAGGCCGCGACCCACGCGACGCATGGGCTTTTGTGGAACGTATCTGCGGCGTTTGCACGGGCACGCACGCCCTTGCCTCGGTGCATGCGGTAGAAGACGCGCTTGGCATCGAAATTCCCGACAATGCCAATATTATCCGCAATATCATGCACCTATGCCTCATGTACCATGACCATCTGGTGCATCTGTACCATCTGGCCGGTCTTGACTGGGTGGATGTGGTTTCTGCCGCCAAGGCCGACCCCAAGGCAACCTCAGAGCTTTCGCAGAAACTCACTCCCTGGCCCAATTCATCGCCGGGTTACTTCAAGTCCATCAAAGACCGCCTTACCCGCGTTATCGAATCGGGACAGCTGGGCATTTTTACCAATGGTTACTGGGGCCACCCGGCCTACAAGCTGCCGCCCGAAGCAAACCTACTGGTGGTTGCCCACTATCTGGAAGCGCTCGATTTCCAGAAAGACATGGTGCAGATACACACCATCTTTGGCGGCAAAAATCCCCACCCCAACTGGCTGGTAGGCGGTGTGCCCTGCTCGCTCAATCTTGACGCACACGGCGCAGCTGACGTGATCAATCAGGAAAGGCTGGAGCTTGTGTTGCAGCTCATCGAACGCTGCCGCACCTTTGCCCAGCAGGTGGTCATACCCGACACGCTGGCGCTTGCCGCGTTTTACGGCGACTGGCTGAAAATCGGCGGCGGGCTTTCCAAGCTTTCCGTACTTTCTTACGGTGCTATCCCCAACATCGCCAACGACTACTCGGACAAAAGCCTGCTGCTGCCGCGTGGCGCCATCATCAACGGCAACTTCAATGAAGTACTGCCCGTTGACCTACGCAATCCAGAAGAAATTCAGGAGTCCGTGGCCCACTCGTGGTACAAGCCCTACCCAGGCGGCAAAACCGGCCTGCATCCCTTTGACGGTGTGACAGAGCCCAACTATGCCCCAGGCCCCAACATCAAGGGAACGCCTACGGATCTCAAGCAGGTGGACGAACGTGACAGGTATTCGTGGATCAAAACACCGCTCTGGCGCGGCCATCAGATGGAAGTGGGCCCCCTGGCCCGCCTGCTGGTGGGCTACGCCAAAAAAGATCCCGAAATCAAGGGTCTCATTGATGACTTTCTCGGCCAGGCCAAGGCCCCGGTTGCAGCCCTTCAATCAACCCTTGGCCGCATAGCCGCCCGCTCGCTCGAACTGGCATGGTCGGCAGACAAGATGCGGTATTTTTACGACAAGCTTGTGGCCAACCTTAAAAATGGCAACCGCACCACGGCCAATACCAAGATGTGGAAACCCGAAAGCTGGCCTACCACTGCCCTTCGCGGCGTGGGCTTTACCGAGGCCCCTCGTGGTGCCCTGGGGCACTGGGTTACCATCAAGGACAGAAAAATACAGAATTACCAGTGTGTTGTTCCCACCACATGGAATGGTGCGCCCCGCAGCCCCGACGGACAGCTCAGCGCCTACGAAGCATCGCTCATGGGTACGAAGATGGCGGTTCCCAACCAGCCTCTTGAAATCCTGCGTACCCTGCACAGCTTTGACCCCTGCCTGGCCTGCTCCACGCACATTATCGGGCCGGATGGATCAGAGCTGTTATCAGTGAGAACAGACAACTGCTTCTAG